A portion of the Mesobacillus sp. AQ2 genome contains these proteins:
- a CDS encoding glycosyltransferase family 2 protein — protein MKKLTVFTPTFNRAYCLGNCYESLKRQTNKDFIWLIIDDGSTDNTKDLVSNWQTENLMDIQYIWQENQGMHGAHNTAYELIKTELNVCIDSDDYLPNEAVEKILGMWEREGSENVSGLIGLDSFSDGTVIGSKLPDKLKTSTLFDLYYKYGVTGDKKLVYRTELTKKFPYPVFENEKYVGLAYKYYKLDQEYEMLLMNDVLCHVEYLPDGSSLNMIKQFRKNPKGFAFYRKELMKLPFANWRFKFKQAIHYVSSTLLSKEFNVLKETPNKTLTALAFPFGVLLSIFISFKTRTI, from the coding sequence ATGAAGAAGTTAACGGTGTTTACGCCAACATTCAATAGGGCATATTGTTTGGGTAATTGTTATGAATCGTTAAAAAGGCAAACCAATAAAGACTTCATTTGGTTGATCATTGATGATGGTTCTACTGATAATACGAAGGATTTAGTAAGTAATTGGCAGACTGAGAACTTAATGGATATTCAATATATTTGGCAAGAAAACCAGGGTATGCATGGAGCGCATAATACGGCATATGAACTAATCAAAACTGAATTGAATGTTTGTATTGATTCTGACGATTATCTCCCAAATGAGGCAGTAGAAAAGATTTTGGGAATGTGGGAGAGAGAAGGAAGCGAAAATGTGAGTGGTCTGATAGGACTGGACTCTTTTTCTGACGGGACAGTTATAGGGTCAAAACTGCCTGATAAACTGAAAACTTCAACACTATTCGATCTTTACTATAAATATGGAGTGACTGGAGATAAGAAGTTAGTTTATCGGACGGAATTAACGAAAAAATTCCCATATCCAGTATTCGAAAATGAAAAATATGTGGGGCTGGCCTATAAGTATTATAAACTTGATCAAGAATATGAAATGCTCCTAATGAATGATGTTTTATGCCATGTAGAATATTTACCCGATGGTTCCTCACTTAATATGATAAAGCAATTTCGGAAGAATCCAAAAGGGTTCGCGTTTTATCGTAAAGAATTAATGAAATTGCCTTTTGCCAATTGGAGATTTAAATTTAAGCAAGCAATTCATTATGTTTCGAGTACTCTGTTAAGTAAGGAGTTTAACGTATTAAAGGAGACACCCAACAAAACATTGACGGCACTTGCATTCCCTTTTGGTGTGCTATTATCAATATTTATCTCATTTAAAACCCGTACTATATAA